From Deinococcus aquaedulcis, the proteins below share one genomic window:
- a CDS encoding type II secretion system protein has translation MKNTTQGFTLIELLIVIAIIGILAAVLIPNLLGAQKRGYDTGASSCAKSIQTAQATYQIDKQTYFPISKAADATSYTFGNDGSNNAVTEANVDGLAANCKDANMIIDTATAPANGGNATYTITVKDRRGKNTYTITPSTLTAGAS, from the coding sequence ATGAAGAACACGACCCAAGGCTTCACCCTGATCGAGCTGCTGATCGTCATCGCCATCATCGGCATCCTGGCCGCCGTGCTGATCCCCAACCTGCTGGGTGCTCAGAAGCGTGGATATGACACCGGTGCGTCCAGTTGCGCGAAGAGCATTCAGACCGCACAGGCTACGTACCAGATTGATAAGCAGACCTACTTCCCCATTAGCAAAGCCGCCGATGCAACCAGCTACACTTTTGGTAATGATGGCAGCAACAATGCTGTAACGGAAGCAAACGTTGATGGCCTGGCAGCGAACTGCAAGGACGCCAACATGATTATTGATACTGCTACTGCTCCTGCCAACGGTGGAAATGCGACTTACACCATCACTGTGAAAGACCGTCGCGGTAAAAACACCTACACCATTACCCCCAGCACTCTAACGGCTGGCGCAAGCTAA